In Limnohabitans sp. TEGF004, the genomic window TTGATGATGCGACCGCCCTGTGGGCTCTGATCTTTCATCAACTTGAACGCGTGCGAGAGGCAATAAAACGCGCCATTGAAATTCACATCCACCGAACGACGCCAATCTTCGCCCGTCAAATCGCCGGGCATGGTGGCAGGCAAAAAGATGCCTGCATTGTTGAACAGCAAATCCAAGCGGCCGTAGTTCACGCGCACCTGCTCAAACAGTTTGGCCACATCGTCCTCGTTGCTCACGTCGCAAGGCACAGCCAAGGCATTACCCGCATTTGCGCCCGCCGCTTGCACGGTGGACTGCAGCGCATCCGCACGACGCCCCACCAACACCACCTTCCAACCTTCGGCCAACAACGCCAACGCGCATGCTTTGCCAATGCCAGAACTGGCGCCTGTGACGATTGCTACTTTGCTCATGGGGATGCTCCTGTGTAATGCTTGGATTGTGAACAAGCTGGCGGCCAATTCAAGCCTTCATTGTCTCGTGTGCGAAAGACACACGTTGCTGGCGGCGCGCTAAAGTAGCGCCCTATGAATCCAATTTTTAACAAAGTCATCCTCTTCACCGACACCGACGGCTTCGCGCGTTTTCGCGAGGAAACGGTGGAACTCACCGACGGCAAGCCGCAAGCGCGTTTGTCGCCGCTCATGGCCAGCGGTGGCATGCAGCTGCGCCGCAGCCCTGTGGGGTTTCGCAGCGACTTTCATTGCACCGACAACCCGCAATGGTTATTCGTGTTGGAAGGTCAGATGGAAATCTTCTTGCAGGACGGCACGTCACGCGTCTTCGGCCCGGGCGAGCACTTTTACTCGGCCGATGTATTGCCCGCAGGCGCCACGTTTGACCCCAAGGTGCACGGCCACTGGAGCCGCCAAGTGGGGCCGGACGAACTCGTCACCTTGTTTGTTCGCGGCTAATGGTTGCAGGCTAAGCCACGCAGGGTGCGTGGCTTACCAACCTAGCCCTAAGTGCAGGGGCAAATACACGGCCATGCCAAGCACGATGGTCAGCAGCACATTGCGTTTGGCAAAGTAAACCGCCACGCCTACTGCGGCTGCAAAGATGCGGGCGTCCTGCCAAGTGGCAATGAGCTCGCCTTGCGTCATCACAATCTCGGGCACCACCACCGCCGACAAGGCAGCAATGGGTGCGTATTGCAAACCACGTTGCGCCCAGTGGGGCAAGTGCCATTCGGTGTTGCTTAAAAAGAAAAAGCTGCGCGTGACTACGGTGATGATGGCCAGGCCCACGATGACCCACAAGGTCCATGCGTCGGTCACGTTCAAGTCGGTGCTGCTCATGTCAGCCTCTCTTTCGCGGCCTTGAGCTGCTCGGCCATCAAGCATGCGAACACCGCCATGAGAATGGCCAACACGATGTTGAGCTTCAAAGGCAAGGCATACGCCAGCACCGCCGCGATGCCAGCGACGATGGCCGACAACACACGCAAACGCGAGCTAGCCAATGAGCATTGAATACCCAGCAAACACAAAATGCCCGCAAAGCCCAAGCCCCATGACGTGGGAATGGCGTTGGCCAAGGCAATGCCTAGCAAGCTGCAACTGATCCAACTGGTCCAGTTGGCAAAACTCAAACCGGCCAAGTAGGCTTCTTGCGTGTGGCGCTGCTCGTTGGTGTCCGCAGGGTGCGCGAAACGGCGGGTGAACAACACATAGGTGGGGTCTGTGTTGAAGTAGCCCGTCACGATGCGCGGCCAACGTGGCAAGTGCATGAGGTAACCACGCATGTGCAAGCTGAACACCACAAAACGCAAGTTCACACAAAAGCCTGCGGCCAGCACCACCCAAGCAGGCGCACCCGCCACGATGAGTGGCGTCGCAGCCAACTGCGAGCTACCGGCGTACACCACCAAGGTCATGAACACGGCTTCAAACACGCTCATCCCCGACTTGACCAAAGCCACGCCCGTCATCAATGCCCACGCAATTTGCCCGAAGGCTTGTGGCGCGAGGTCACGCACGCCGAGTTTGAACTCAGGGTGTTGGTAGAGTTTGCGTTGCCAAAACATCAGACAACTTTGTGAGCCGCGTGAGGCTCAAAACATTGGCCAGCGGTGATCGGGAAGCCGCGCAAAAAGTCGGCGGCGTTCAGACGTTTACCGCCTGCGCGTTGCAGCTCGGTGATGCACAACACGCCTTCGCCGCAGGCCACGCGCACGCCGTGCTCGTCAGCGCTCAGCACGGTGCCTGCTGGCTTATGGTGTGCGGTGCCTTCCACTGTGGCGCGCCACAGTTTGATAACGTCTGCACCCAGCTGCGCTGATGCGGCGGGAAATGGGTTGAACGCACGCACGCGTCGGCCAATCGTCTCGGCGGACTGTTGCCAATCCACCGCGGCTTCGGCCTTTTCAATTTTGTGGGCGTAGGTGATGCCAGCCTCGGGCTGCTTGCGCGGCTGCAACTTGCCCGCTTGTGCATCGGCCAACGCACGCACCACCAAAGCGCCGCCCATGTCAGCCAAGCGGTCGTGCAAGCTAGCGGTGGTGTCGTCTGCGGCAATGTCGAGCACGTCGGTCAGCAGCATGTCGCCGGTGTCGAGGCCTGCGTCCATTTGCATGATGACCACGCCGGTTTGCGCATCCCCCGCCTCAATGGCGCGGTGAATCGGCGCAGCACCGCGCCAGCGTGGCAACAAAGATGCGTGAATATTCAGGCAGCCCAAGCGCGGCGCATCCAAGGTCCACTGCGGCAGGATGAGACCATAGGCAGCCACCACCATCACGTCGGCCTTATGTTTCGAAATAGCTTCGGCAATTGCTGCTTGTGCAGCGGCTGCATCGTCTGGGTATTTGCCGTCTAGGCGTAGGCTCAAGGGTTGCGCCACAGGGATGTTGTGTTGCACAGCCAATTGCTTGACGGCCGAGGCTTGCAGTTTCATGCCGCGACCGGCAGGGCGGTCGGGCTGGGTCAGCACCAAGGGCACGGTGTGGCCAGCGGCCAAAATTTTGGCCAAGGCCTCAGCCGCAAATTCAGGCGTACCGGCAAAGATGACGCGCAACGAATCACTCATCGTCACGCAAAGCTTTGAGCAATTTGGTTTTGATGCGATTGCGCTTCAAAGGCGATAGGTATTCCACAAACACTTTGCCCATCAAATGGTCGAGTTCGTGCTGAATGCACACGGCCAGCAAACCTTCGGCTTCGATGGTGCGTTCTTTGCCATGCTCGTCGAGGGCTTTCACCTTCACATGCGTGGCGCGCTCCACGCCGTCGTAAATACCGGGCACCGACAAGCAGCCTTCGTCACCTTTGACGCGCTCGTCACCCATCCAAGTAATTTCAGGGTTGATGAGCACCATGGCTTCGTTGCGCTCTTCAGAGGTGTCAATCACCACCAAGCGCTCGTGCACATCCACTTGTGTGGCGGCTAGGCCGATGCCATTGGCGTCGTACATGGTTTCCAGCATGTCGGCAATCAAGGTCTTGATGCGCGCGTCAATTTCTTTGACGGGCTTGGCGACGGTGTGAAGCTTGGGGTCGGGGAATCGGAGGATGTCTAACTTGGGCATAGCAATATTGTCTCCGGTTCTTGTACCCATTTTGGCGACTAAGGATTCAATACCAGCTCATGCACCCACGCATCGGGCTTGCTACGCAGAGGGCGGTATTTGCCTGTGACCCATTCTTTTTTCATGTTGCTGTAGTTGTCCGACCAGACCAAGCCGCTTTGGCCGGTTTGGTAAATGAACTGCGATTGCTCCAGGTCTGACAGGTCGTACACCACACGCAGTGATGCCGCATGGCGATTGGCAAAAGGCAGGTACTTTTCATTCGCCCAATACTGGCCCACGTTGACGGTGAACATGTCGCCATCCGAAGGCACACGCACGCTGAACACATCGCGCAATACGGGCACTTGGCCAAAGGGCTTGTGTGTGCTGAGTGCCACATGCTCGTCACCCCAATCCCAGCGGGCGGGGGTATTGCCTTGCTTCGCGGCAATTCGGTCCAGCGCACGGTCTAGGGCGGCGGTGGATTGCTCGGCGCATGTCTTGGGCGCGCACCAAGGGCTATTGGGTTGTTGCATGACTTTTTCCAGCAACAACCTGAAATGGCGTTTGCCGTATTGCGCTTTGAACACATCGGCACCCAGCTTCGGCTCGATCAAACCACGCGTGAGTTCGTCGGCCCACACCGCAAAGACAAGTGGTGCGGCTTGGTCTGCATCCATGCGGCCATCAAAACCATCTAAGGTTTGCTTCGCTTTCACAGCCAACGGGTGTTGCGATGCGGTGGCTTTGAGCACAGGCAACAAGGTCAATGTGGACAAGGACACGGTGTCGTTTTGCAAAGCCTGCATGTCTTTAAAGCTGTGTTTGGGCTTGGCTTTGAGCACTTGCTCAATGCGGTCAAAGCGATGCGGCGTATTCCAGTCTTGACCCAAGTAATGCGGGTAATTCGGCGGTGTGATGCGTTGGTTGGCCGTGGCGACCCAGCCTTTTTTGCCGTCATCGGCAGGCATGTCGGCATAGGCCACCCAGCCCGTCCAGTCGTAACGCGCATCCCAACCCGGGGCGGGGGCCACGCCACGGATGTCGTTGGCAGCGCTGCGCACGGGCACGCGGCCTGCAGCCTTGTAGGCGATGTGGCCTTGGGTGTCCGCCATGACGATGTTGTGGGTGGGCGAGTGGTTGTCGCCATAGGCCTTCAACAAGTCGGCCACGCTTTTGGCTTGTTGCGCTTTGAGGCCGCCCACCAAGGTGCGGTTGTCGGCATCCAATGCACTCCAGCGCAAGGCCAGCACAAAGCGCGACACATCGATCACTTCTGCATGTGTGGCTTGCGCATCGCTGATCACAGGGCCATGACGCGTGCTGCGCACCACATGGGTCACAGCGGGTTTGCCTTTGACGGCGATGGTCTCGGTGCGTGTGTCAAACGCTTGCCAACCCGTGGGCGTTTTGTAGCGCATGGGGTTGCTTGGGTCGATGTGTTCCAAATACAAATCTTGCACATCCGGCCCAGTGTTGGTAAAGCCCCAAGCCACATGCGCATTGCGGCCCAGCACCACAAACGGCAAGCCGGGCAAGCTGGCACCGATCACATCGGTGTCGGGGGTTTGCAAATGGGCGTAGTACCAAATGGCCGGTGCGCTCAAGGCCAAGTGCGGATCGTTGGCCAACAGCGGTTTGCCTGTGGTGGTGTGTGAGCCCGCCACCACCCAGTTGTTGCTGCCACGGCCTTCGTTAAACCCAGGCTCGCCAATGACAGGCAATGAAAACGACGTTTGCAAGGCTGCGTCATTTTTGTACACGCCCAAGTCACGGTAGAGCTTGGCGAGGTCCACGGCAGAAGCGGGCTTCTCGCCGGGATAAGGCGGGTACAGGTCCCACAACTGTTCGGTGCTCAACTTGCGCGCGGCCACCAGACGCGCAAACTCGTTCCCCCAGTTGCCCCCCAAATCCAGCGCCATGACCAACGACCACGCCACGCTGTCGACTGGTTGCCACGCCACGCCTTTGTCACCACCCGGCTGCGTGCGCAGCAGCGCAAATTCAGGTGGCAATCCTTGTGGGCGGTTGGCATGAAACGCGTTGATGCCATCGCTGTAGGCCTGCAAGTGTTCACGCACATCAACAGGCAACAGGTCGAGCTGCTTTTGCGCCACGTGCATCAAACCCAAAGTGCGCATGAGCTTATCGGTGGGCAGCGTGGCTTCGCCCAAAATTTCTGACAGCTCACCGTGCATCACACGGCGGTTGAACTCTAACTGCCAACTGCGGTCTTGCGCATGCGCAAACCCCAAAGCAAATGCGGCATCATGGTTGCTTTGCGCCAAGATGTGCACCACATCGGCCGCATCGCGCTTGATGTTGACCGACGCTTTCAAGCCTTCGCTTCTGAGTTGCCCGTCATACATCGGCTGGGTATGAAACACCCACACACCCAAACCTGCTGCAAGCGACAGCACCAGCCAAAACACGGCTTTGAACATTCGATGGAGCCAGCGGGTCATACGCATCCTTTGCTTGTCATGGTTGGACTTTAAAGCACTTGAGAAGTTTTCGACTGCTGGCCGTGCACGCCAGCGACACCCGTTCTGACAATGAATTCTTCATTCAATAGGAGGAGCACATGGACAAAGACGAGTTACGCGCATGGCTGCGCTTGAGCATGACCGACGGCGTAGGCAACGATGCCGCACGCCAACTGCTGGCTTGCTTTGGCAGCCCGCAAGCGGTGTTTGAACAAACCGAAACCGCGTTGCACCAAGTGGCCACGCCGAAGCAAGCGCAAGCCTTGTTGACGGTGCCCAACGAATTGGCGGTGCAATGCGTGCGCACCCACCAGTGGCTGATGCACCAACCCGACACGCACACCCACGCGCTGTGGACCTTGGGCGATACGCACTACCCACCCGAGCTGCTGCAACTGGCAGACCCACCGCTGATGATTTACGTGGCCGGTCAAACTCAGCGCACCTTGGGCAACGCCGTGGCCATTGTGGGCAGTCGAAATCCCACACCGCAAGGCGCACAAACTGCAGAGCAGTTTGGCGAAGCGCTCAGCGCAGCTGGCTTGTGTGTGGTGTCGGGTTTGGCGCTCGGGGTGGACGGCGCCGCGCATCAAGGGGCACTGCGTGGTGGCAAAGTTCGCGATGGTGGATCCGCACACACACAGCATTGGCACACCGTGGCCGTCGTGGGTACGGGTCTAGACCGCGTGTACCCACGTCAACACCAAACACTGGCGAATGAGATTGCACGTAACGGTTTGGTCATCAGCGAATACTTGTTGGGCACTGCACCACTCGCGCACAACTTTCCCAAACGCAATCGCCTGATTGCAGCACTGGGCCTCGGCACCTTGGTGGTGGAGGCCGCGTTGAAATCGGGTTCGCTCATCACCGCCAAGATGGCACTCGACCTCAACCGCGATGTGTTGGCCATCCCAGGCTCTATCCATGCGACGCAATCACACGGTTGCCATGCGCTGATTCGCCAAGGTGCGAAGTTGGTAGAGAACGCACACGACGTGTTGGAAGAGTTGCAACTTGCACCGCAACAACAAGTGAATCTATTTGCCCAAGCATTGGGGGCAGACGATGACACCACCTCTGACCCTGCAGAACATCCACTGCTCACTCACATGGGCTATGGACCCGTGAGCTTGGACGCCTTGCAAGCGCGCAGTGGGCAAGACACCGCCACGCTGCAGGCGCAATTGCTCACGCTAGAGTTAGACGGTGCGATAGGCAAATTGCCTGGTGGCTTGTTTCAACGCTTGGCCATGACCTGATCAGGGTGAACACAGATGTTTGTGGGCAAGACAGAAACAAAAAACAGGTATATTGGTTTCATGTTTGAAGTGCTTGTATTCGTCTATGAAAACTATTGGCGAGGCGATGCGTGTCCCGAGCTAGAGCAGCTCGGCCGCAAACTCAACGCCGTGGGTTTTAACGTAGAAGACATCCAACAAGCTTTGTCGTGGCTCGACGAGCTGAACTTGGCGTCGCACAAAACCGAGCTGATCGACATCAGCCAAGCCGAACGCGAGCACCATACCGAATCTGCCCACAGCATGCGCGTGTACTCTGTCGCAGAGCAAGATCACTTAGGTGCGGCGTGCTTGGGCTTCATCAACTTCCTTGAATCTGCCGATGTGTTGTCGCCCCACATGCGCGAAATCGTTCTGGACCGCGCGATGGCCATTCCTGGCAACCCCATCCATTTGGATGACCTCAAAATCATTGTGTTGATGGTGTACTGGAGCATCGGCCTAGAGCCCGATGCGCTGGTGCTCGATGAATTGTGCGACGACGCAGATCGCGTCGCACACTGATCCGTATCTAGGCTACTTAGCTCTTCTTGCCGCCAAAGCGGTGCTCAATCTCACCCACGATGCCGCGACGGAACACCAACACACAGGTGACAAAGGTGCAACCCATGATGATGGTGACCCACGAGCCGAGGCTGGCCAAATAATTTTCCATCGTGATGATGATGGCCGCGCCCACAGATGGCCCAATCATGGTGCCCATGCCGCCCAGCAATGTCATCAACACCACTTCGCCCGACATTTGCCAGCCCACATCGGTCAACGTGGCCAAGCCAAATGCAATGGCTTTGGTGGCGCCCGCCAAACCAGCCAAACCCGCAGACAACACAAACGCCACCAACTTGTAGTGGTCCACGTTGTAGCCCAAAGACAAAGCACGTGGCTCGTTCTCGCGCACTGACTTCAACACTTGCCCAAAGGGCGAATGCACCACGCGATAGATCAACGCAAAGGCCGCCACAAAAATGGCCAGCACCACGTAGTACATGCTGGTGTCGCTGCTCAAATCAAACACACCAAACAACTTGCCGCGTGGAATGCTTTGAATGCCGTCTTCTGCATACGTGAACGGCGACTGAACGCACAAGAAGTAAATCATTTGCGCCAATGCCAAGGTCACCATCGCAAAGTAAATACCTTGTCGACGCACGGCCAACCAACCTGTGAACAAACCAATGCATGCTGCACTCAAGGTACCGGCCAACACGGCGAGCTCAGGCGTCATGCCCCACACTTTGGCGGCATGGCCCGATACATAGGCCGCAAAACCAAAAAACATGGCGTGACCAAACGACAGCAAACCCGTGAAACCAATCAACAAGTTAAAGGCGCTCGCAAACAAAGCAAAGCACAGCACCTTCATCAAGAACATGGGGTAGCCCACAAACGGCGCGACCAAAAGGGCCAACAGCAGGCCGCCGTAAATCAAACGTTTGCTCATCATTTCTCCCGCCCGAACAAACCTGCTGGTCGGATCAACAACACAATCGCCATGATGACAAACACCACAGTCGTCGACGCTTCTGCAAAAAACACTTTGGTCAGGCCTTCAACCAGGCCCAGCCCCAAGCCGGTGACGATGGCGCCCAAGATAGAACCCATGCCGCCAATCACCACCACGGCAAACACCACGATGATGATGTTGGAACCCATCAACGGGCTCACTTGGTAAATCGGTGCGGCCATCACACCTGCCAAACCAGCCAAGCCCACACCAAAGGCATAGGTCAAGGTGACCATCAGGGGCACGTTGATGCCAAAGGCTTTGACCATATTGGGGTTTTCTGTGCCCGCACGCAGGTAAGCACCGAGCTTGGTTTTTTCAATCACGTACCAAGTCGCAAAACACACAACGATGGACACCACAATCACCCACACGCGGTACTTGGGCAACATCATGAAACCCAAATCAAACACGCCGCGGAAGACATCTGGCAACTCATAAGGCAAGCCTGATGAGCCATAAAACTCGCGGAAGATACCTTCCAAAATGAGCGCCAAACCAAAGGTCAACAGCAAGCCATACAAATGGTCGAGCTGATGCAGCCAACGCAGCATGGTTTTTTCAATCACCACGCCAATCAGTGCCACACCGATAGGCGCAATGACCAAGGCCATCCAGTAATTGATGCCCGCATAGTTGAGCAGCATCCACGCAAAGAAAGCGCCCGCCATGTAAAGCGCACCATGCGCAAAGTTGACGATGTTGAGCATGCCGAAAATCACGGCCAACCCCAACGACAAGATGGCATAGAAAGAGCCATTCACCAAGCCAAGCATGAGTTGCCCCATCAACGCTTGTATGGGCACGCCAAAAATTTCAGTCATACATCCGATTCAATGAAACGGACCGCATCATGCGGCCCGTCGTGTCAACACATTACTTCTTCACAAATGCAGGGCAGCGGCTTTGGGCCAATGGCTGGAATGCATCTTCACCCTTGATGGTGCCTTTGAGGTTGTAGTAGTCCCATGCGCCTTTTGATTCAGAAGGCTTCTTCACTTGGAACAAATACATGTCGTGCACCATGCGGCCATCAGGACGCAACTTGCCGTTCTTGGCAAACATGTCATTGATAGGCGTCTCTTGCATCTTCTTCATCACGGCAGCGGTGTCGTCGGTGCCAGCTGCTTGCACAGCCTTCAAGTAATGCATGGTCGATGAATAGACAGACGCATGGTTAGAGTTGGGCTTTTTCTTCATCACAGCTTCGTACTTTTGCGTCCAAGCACGTGTCTCGGGGTTCAAGTCCCAGTACCAACCTTCGGTCAAATACAAGCCTTGTGCGGTATTCAAGCCGATGGCGTGCACATCCGTGATCAACATCAACAAAGCCGCCAAGTTTTGTTTCTTGGTCAAACCAAATTCAGCCGCAGCTTTGATGCTGTTGACCGTGTCGCCACCGGCGTTGGCCAAGCCCACCACTTTGGCACCTGAGCTTTGGGCTTGCAACAAGAAGGAAGAGAAGTCGCCTGTAGACAGTGGGTGACGCACAGCGCCCTTCACCGTGCCGCCTGCGGCCTTCACCACATCGCCCGTGTCTTTTTCGAGCGAGTGACCGAAGGCGTAGTCAGCCGTCAAGAAGAACCAGCTGTCGCCGCCGTCTTTCACAATCGCTTTGCCCACCACATTGCTCAACGCAATGGTGTCCATCAAGTAATGCACGCCCGTGCCTGGTGCGCAGTCTTCGTTGGTCATACGTGCAGTGGCCGCGCCAGTGACGATGGTGATTTTGTTTTTCTCTTTGCCCAGGGCTTGCACGGTCAGCGCCACAGCGGAGTTCAAGTTCTCTACTGTCATGTCCACGCCATCGCGGTCAAACCATTGTTGGGTGACGTTCTTGGCAATGTCGGGTTTGTTTTGGTGGTCGGCATTCACCACTTCGATGGGCTTGCCAAACATCTTGCCGCCGAAGTCTTGCACCGCCATCTTGGCGGCGGCCACAGCACCGGGGCCGCCGTAGTCGGCGTACACGCCCGACATGTCGGTCAACACGCCAATCTTCACGCTGTCGCCAGACAGTTTTCCCTGCGCCAAAGCGCTGGTGGATACGCCTGCCAAAAAGACAGCAGTTGCGGCAGCGATGGCCGAGGTCACGAAAATTCGCTTCATAGTTTGCTCCTGTTGAAAAAGGGCTTAGACGCCCAGATACTCGTTCAGCATTTGCGCTTTGTTATCGAGCTCATCTTTGTGGACTGTGGCCACGATCTGGCCATGCTCCATCACGTAGTGCCGATCTGCCAAAGGTGCAGCAAATCGGAAGTTTTGTTCGACCAAGATGATGGTCAGCCCCTTGGCCTTGAGTTGGCGAATCACGCGGCCCAGTGT contains:
- a CDS encoding SDR family oxidoreductase, producing the protein MSKVAIVTGASSGIGKACALALLAEGWKVVLVGRRADALQSTVQAAGANAGNALAVPCDVSNEDDVAKLFEQVRVNYGRLDLLFNNAGIFLPATMPGDLTGEDWRRSVDVNFNGAFYCLSHAFKLMKDQSPQGGRIINNGSISAHAPRPGSIAYTATKHAITGMTKAASLDGRAFDIAVGQIDIGNVASDMTEKFAAGALQADGSVKPEARMDMQGVVDSFMAMARLPLSANVLFMTVMATKMPFVGRG
- a CDS encoding AzlD domain-containing protein is translated as MSSTDLNVTDAWTLWVIVGLAIITVVTRSFFFLSNTEWHLPHWAQRGLQYAPIAALSAVVVPEIVMTQGELIATWQDARIFAAAVGVAVYFAKRNVLLTIVLGMAVYLPLHLGLGW
- a CDS encoding AzlC family ABC transporter permease; this encodes MFWQRKLYQHPEFKLGVRDLAPQAFGQIAWALMTGVALVKSGMSVFEAVFMTLVVYAGSSQLAATPLIVAGAPAWVVLAAGFCVNLRFVVFSLHMRGYLMHLPRWPRIVTGYFNTDPTYVLFTRRFAHPADTNEQRHTQEAYLAGLSFANWTSWISCSLLGIALANAIPTSWGLGFAGILCLLGIQCSLASSRLRVLSAIVAGIAAVLAYALPLKLNIVLAILMAVFACLMAEQLKAAKERLT
- the fmt gene encoding methionyl-tRNA formyltransferase, giving the protein MRVIFAGTPEFAAEALAKILAAGHTVPLVLTQPDRPAGRGMKLQASAVKQLAVQHNIPVAQPLSLRLDGKYPDDAAAAQAAIAEAISKHKADVMVVAAYGLILPQWTLDAPRLGCLNIHASLLPRWRGAAPIHRAIEAGDAQTGVVIMQMDAGLDTGDMLLTDVLDIAADDTTASLHDRLADMGGALVVRALADAQAGKLQPRKQPEAGITYAHKIEKAEAAVDWQQSAETIGRRVRAFNPFPAASAQLGADVIKLWRATVEGTAHHKPAGTVLSADEHGVRVACGEGVLCITELQRAGGKRLNAADFLRGFPITAGQCFEPHAAHKVV
- the def gene encoding peptide deformylase: MPKLDILRFPDPKLHTVAKPVKEIDARIKTLIADMLETMYDANGIGLAATQVDVHERLVVIDTSEERNEAMVLINPEITWMGDERVKGDEGCLSVPGIYDGVERATHVKVKALDEHGKERTIEAEGLLAVCIQHELDHLMGKVFVEYLSPLKRNRIKTKLLKALRDDE
- a CDS encoding penicillin acylase family protein — translated: MTRWLHRMFKAVFWLVLSLAAGLGVWVFHTQPMYDGQLRSEGLKASVNIKRDAADVVHILAQSNHDAAFALGFAHAQDRSWQLEFNRRVMHGELSEILGEATLPTDKLMRTLGLMHVAQKQLDLLPVDVREHLQAYSDGINAFHANRPQGLPPEFALLRTQPGGDKGVAWQPVDSVAWSLVMALDLGGNWGNEFARLVAARKLSTEQLWDLYPPYPGEKPASAVDLAKLYRDLGVYKNDAALQTSFSLPVIGEPGFNEGRGSNNWVVAGSHTTTGKPLLANDPHLALSAPAIWYYAHLQTPDTDVIGASLPGLPFVVLGRNAHVAWGFTNTGPDVQDLYLEHIDPSNPMRYKTPTGWQAFDTRTETIAVKGKPAVTHVVRSTRHGPVISDAQATHAEVIDVSRFVLALRWSALDADNRTLVGGLKAQQAKSVADLLKAYGDNHSPTHNIVMADTQGHIAYKAAGRVPVRSAANDIRGVAPAPGWDARYDWTGWVAYADMPADDGKKGWVATANQRITPPNYPHYLGQDWNTPHRFDRIEQVLKAKPKHSFKDMQALQNDTVSLSTLTLLPVLKATASQHPLAVKAKQTLDGFDGRMDADQAAPLVFAVWADELTRGLIEPKLGADVFKAQYGKRHFRLLLEKVMQQPNSPWCAPKTCAEQSTAALDRALDRIAAKQGNTPARWDWGDEHVALSTHKPFGQVPVLRDVFSVRVPSDGDMFTVNVGQYWANEKYLPFANRHAASLRVVYDLSDLEQSQFIYQTGQSGLVWSDNYSNMKKEWVTGKYRPLRSKPDAWVHELVLNP
- the dprA gene encoding DNA-processing protein DprA encodes the protein MDKDELRAWLRLSMTDGVGNDAARQLLACFGSPQAVFEQTETALHQVATPKQAQALLTVPNELAVQCVRTHQWLMHQPDTHTHALWTLGDTHYPPELLQLADPPLMIYVAGQTQRTLGNAVAIVGSRNPTPQGAQTAEQFGEALSAAGLCVVSGLALGVDGAAHQGALRGGKVRDGGSAHTQHWHTVAVVGTGLDRVYPRQHQTLANEIARNGLVISEYLLGTAPLAHNFPKRNRLIAALGLGTLVVEAALKSGSLITAKMALDLNRDVLAIPGSIHATQSHGCHALIRQGAKLVENAHDVLEELQLAPQQQVNLFAQALGADDDTTSDPAEHPLLTHMGYGPVSLDALQARSGQDTATLQAQLLTLELDGAIGKLPGGLFQRLAMT
- a CDS encoding DUF494 domain-containing protein, producing MFEVLVFVYENYWRGDACPELEQLGRKLNAVGFNVEDIQQALSWLDELNLASHKTELIDISQAEREHHTESAHSMRVYSVAEQDHLGAACLGFINFLESADVLSPHMREIVLDRAMAIPGNPIHLDDLKIIVLMVYWSIGLEPDALVLDELCDDADRVAH
- a CDS encoding branched-chain amino acid ABC transporter permease, coding for MSKRLIYGGLLLALLVAPFVGYPMFLMKVLCFALFASAFNLLIGFTGLLSFGHAMFFGFAAYVSGHAAKVWGMTPELAVLAGTLSAACIGLFTGWLAVRRQGIYFAMVTLALAQMIYFLCVQSPFTYAEDGIQSIPRGKLFGVFDLSSDTSMYYVVLAIFVAAFALIYRVVHSPFGQVLKSVRENEPRALSLGYNVDHYKLVAFVLSAGLAGLAGATKAIAFGLATLTDVGWQMSGEVVLMTLLGGMGTMIGPSVGAAIIITMENYLASLGSWVTIIMGCTFVTCVLVFRRGIVGEIEHRFGGKKS
- a CDS encoding branched-chain amino acid ABC transporter permease, with amino-acid sequence MTEIFGVPIQALMGQLMLGLVNGSFYAILSLGLAVIFGMLNIVNFAHGALYMAGAFFAWMLLNYAGINYWMALVIAPIGVALIGVVIEKTMLRWLHQLDHLYGLLLTFGLALILEGIFREFYGSSGLPYELPDVFRGVFDLGFMMLPKYRVWVIVVSIVVCFATWYVIEKTKLGAYLRAGTENPNMVKAFGINVPLMVTLTYAFGVGLAGLAGVMAAPIYQVSPLMGSNIIIVVFAVVVIGGMGSILGAIVTGLGLGLVEGLTKVFFAEASTTVVFVIMAIVLLIRPAGLFGREK
- a CDS encoding ABC transporter substrate-binding protein is translated as MKRIFVTSAIAAATAVFLAGVSTSALAQGKLSGDSVKIGVLTDMSGVYADYGGPGAVAAAKMAVQDFGGKMFGKPIEVVNADHQNKPDIAKNVTQQWFDRDGVDMTVENLNSAVALTVQALGKEKNKITIVTGAATARMTNEDCAPGTGVHYLMDTIALSNVVGKAIVKDGGDSWFFLTADYAFGHSLEKDTGDVVKAAGGTVKGAVRHPLSTGDFSSFLLQAQSSGAKVVGLANAGGDTVNSIKAAAEFGLTKKQNLAALLMLITDVHAIGLNTAQGLYLTEGWYWDLNPETRAWTQKYEAVMKKKPNSNHASVYSSTMHYLKAVQAAGTDDTAAVMKKMQETPINDMFAKNGKLRPDGRMVHDMYLFQVKKPSESKGAWDYYNLKGTIKGEDAFQPLAQSRCPAFVKK